The genomic DNA ATTTTCAGCTGCTATAGGAGTTTTGGTTCAGACTGTAATCTCTGGATTGACTGCTTTATTTGTCAGAGACTCAGAGCAtgaatgttgttgttgttggtttAATGTACTAAACTCTGTTTGATGCTTTGGTGATGAGCTTCTTCTTCATATGGATGGCTAATTGGGCATTGTTATTTGTTAGTAACTGGAGAACATAAAATTTAATGCAGTAGTAATGTGTCAAGTTATCTGCTGAAGAAATTGAGTATGAGGTGGAAGGAAATGGGATCTTCTATGAAAGATTGGATGAAATCTTTCATTTGCCATGCTACCTTTAGGGCTGTGCAGCCGTGATTTAACAACAGTTAGTCTGAGTATATGAGACTTGAGTTAGGGAAAACTCgtatttattcttgttttgtAATGAAATTAACgatgacaacaacaataattttaGGTCTTAATTTCATTAGGTAGAGTCggttacataaattctagatcGTCACACACATCTATCTGTCTATGACCATATTTCTTTGTGATATCATTGTATCTTTtgtcataatttaaaaatctcCACCAAATTTCTTTgcttttattctctcttttgctgtaaatttttttcatcttattcGCTCATCTCATAAATGTATTTATTCTCTTATgtttaaataatcattttagTCATGAAAAGGATAAGTGACGTGACGGgttgaaatttgattttgtttaggGAAAGGttgaaaatttttgtttctcgcaacaagaacaagaatgaatagattttattgaaaatttaaaatttgaacatTCCCACCGGGCCTAGCAACAGGAACCTTCCAGAACGGTAATTCGTTttgtcaaaaaaagaaaaataaaagtaaaatactATTTGACCAGTCTTGTGTTGATGGCATGAATGGGAATACGATTGgtcaatatttatttatttaataaattaagaatCAATTCACACGGAAGAAGAACTTGGAGTTGGATTTGGTGGCTAAGACGGTGTTGTCTTTTGGTGGCGGTGTATATACGTATTTccttctattattattattattcttaatcgGGTTTTCCCATTTTTTGGTGACagcgagagagaaagggaagaagaagagagaagaaaaagttgCAGAGAGCAGATGGAGAACGGTGGTGGCTCCAACGAAATCCCCGAAAATGCCAACGAACGTaaataattcttcttcttcctttctataATTTATCTGTATCGTGTCTCTTGCTTCTTTCTTCATTTGTTTTTCTCGCAATAGACTAATTTTCTGGGAAAATTGTAGATTGCCCAGGTCCCCAATCAGAATCTGCGGGGAAATCCGATGCCTGTGAAGGTTGCCCTAATCAGCAAATTTGTGCCACTGCTCCTAAGGGCCCTGAcccaggtctctctctctctatatatatatatatgtatatattagtgGTCTTGTCGACGTGCACCTTGCTAATATGGTCACAGCAATCAAGTTCTTTTCTTATTCCCTCTTTTTCTTTAATGAAATTCTTTCAAGGGTAGATGTTTCTGGTACCGATGTTTCTATAGAAGTGGAAAGGCCTTATGTTTGAGCGTGTTTTGAACTATTGTTTATGTAATCGGAGGTGACTAATTATGTTTATGATAAAACTGAAGAATGAGTCACTTGACCAATTTGAGTACTTTCACAGGATAGGCCTCAATAGAACACTGAagagaggaaggataagaacaATGTATTAATGAGAAAAATGCCTCAGCAATGTCAATAGTGAATTTAGAACTTAAATTGTTGGGTTTGGAGTATACTTTTTTGGCAATGCGAAGTGGGTCTTATAGAGTTTCTATGCCTGGGATTatttttcctgtattttatcgtTTCTTGTTCTTGCCTTTTCCCCAGACTTGGTCTCAATTGCAGAAAGAATGGCTACGGTGAAACATAAAATACTTGTTCTATCTGGGAAAGGCGGAGTTGGTAAGAGCACATTCTCTGCTCAACTTGCCTTTGCCCTAGCTGCTATGGACTTCCAGGTGGGTCTCCTTGATATTGATATATGCGGCCCAAGCATCCCGAAGATGCTTGGTCTGGAAGGCCAGGAAATCCACCAGAGTAACCTCGGATGGTCTCCTGTCTATGTTGAATCCAACCTTGGGGTCATGTCGATCGGTTTCATGCTGCCCAACCCAGACGAGGCTGTCATATGGAGAGGTCCACGGAAGAACGGGCTCATCAAGCAATTCCTAAAGGATGTCTACTGGGGGGAGCTTGATTTTCTAGTAGTAGATGCCCCGCCTGGGACCTCAGACGAACACATTTCAATCGTTCAGTTTCTCCAGGCAACAGGGATAGATGGTGCAATCGTCGTCACGACCCCACAACAGGTTTCTCTGATCGACGTCAGGAAAGAAGTGAGTTTCTGCAAGAAAGTCGGACTAGAAGTTGTTGGCGTGGTGGAGAACATGAGTGGCTTGTGCCAGCCGGTGTCTGACTTGAAATTCATGAGGGCGACAGAGACAGACGAACAGAGAGACGTCACGGAATGGGCTATGGGGTACCTGCGGGAGAAGGCACCAGAAATGCTGGATGTGCTCGCTTGGAGTGAGGTGTTCGATTCCAGTGGTGGTGGGGCTGCAAAGATGTGCTGCGAGATGGGCGTGCCATTCCTGGGGAAGGTGCCATTGGATCCCCGGCTGTGCAAGGCGGCGGAAGAAGGTCGATCCTGCTTCGAGGACAAAAGATGTGTGTCAAGTGCTCCTGCGCTGAAGAGGATTATAGATAAACTGGTTGCTAATGAAACGGCGTCTAGAATGGAGAAGAATGGTGCCTAGagtttttttccccttttttctgAGTTCACTTCCTTCCCTGAGTTTCAACTTTAATGTTAGCTTATAGCTAGCTATAGCTTCCTTCTCTCTGTActctctatgtatatatatatatagagagagagagtatttgGTTGACATATAGGTTTGATATTTTGCCTTTTGCCTTTTGCTTTCGTTGTTGTCGGGagtgattattataattttgattattattgaGGCTTTTGATGTTTTTGTTGCTTTTTCATTGTTGTCGATTATAATTTTGATTCATTTCTGGAGATATTGCGACACCGAATTGGTATGCTTTCACTTTTGGCTACCGTCGCCGGCTGCCTCCACTGTCAGCGTCGGTCACGGCAGCCCACTGCTTCGTTTCCCTCCGcctcttcctcttccccttCCTCTTCGGTTGCCACGTCGTATCCGTAGACCCACCGCCATCTCTCGCACCTGCCGACCCTCTGATCTCTCCACTTCCTCTCTACCAGCGACGCCGCCATGAGCACCATCGTCACTAGCCGCCCGCCTCTGTTCTCTCCCTCCGTCTTTCTTTTCCGTTCTCTCTATCCACATAATCCTCTTCTCTGTATCTCCACTGAACCACCGACACCGCCTCTGCCTCATCCGTTATCCGTCTTCACCGATCTGCCCATTTCCACCATCACACACAGCCCCCTTTCCCAATCTCCATCTCCGTCTGCCATGGAAGCCCCATCGGCGACTCGACTTCTCTGCTTCACTTTCTGTGTCTCTCCCTTTCACCGAACCTTTCCTCCTTTCTCTGTTTCCCCTCAATCCCTCTCTGTCCCAAGACCTTAAGATCTcacatctttcttctttaagggttgtcaattttatcattttctctATTATCTCCCCT from Diospyros lotus cultivar Yz01 chromosome 4, ASM1463336v1, whole genome shotgun sequence includes the following:
- the LOC127800692 gene encoding cytosolic Fe-S cluster assembly factor NBP35, encoding MENGGGSNEIPENANEHCPGPQSESAGKSDACEGCPNQQICATAPKGPDPDLVSIAERMATVKHKILVLSGKGGVGKSTFSAQLAFALAAMDFQVGLLDIDICGPSIPKMLGLEGQEIHQSNLGWSPVYVESNLGVMSIGFMLPNPDEAVIWRGPRKNGLIKQFLKDVYWGELDFLVVDAPPGTSDEHISIVQFLQATGIDGAIVVTTPQQVSLIDVRKEVSFCKKVGLEVVGVVENMSGLCQPVSDLKFMRATETDEQRDVTEWAMGYLREKAPEMLDVLAWSEVFDSSGGGAAKMCCEMGVPFLGKVPLDPRLCKAAEEGRSCFEDKRCVSSAPALKRIIDKLVANETASRMEKNGA